Proteins encoded by one window of Erwinia pyrifoliae DSM 12163:
- the mzrA gene encoding EnvZ/OmpR regulon moderator MzrA, whose translation MITALLKKCAPQRRFLPWLVVAIVALTGLAKIPALFRHDSTLQIRASRQGVSLPDGFYVYQTLSTQGIHIKSITPEQDSLVIRFDSPEQSCAAERVLRELFPQGFDIAHQPGQGATSWINHISLLPQSVG comes from the coding sequence ATGATAACTGCTCTGCTTAAAAAGTGCGCTCCCCAGCGGCGCTTCTTGCCGTGGCTCGTTGTGGCTATCGTCGCCCTGACAGGGCTGGCGAAAATACCCGCCCTGTTTCGTCACGACAGCACGTTGCAAATCCGCGCCTCACGTCAGGGGGTCTCATTGCCAGACGGCTTTTACGTCTACCAGACACTGAGTACGCAAGGAATTCACATCAAGAGTATTACGCCGGAGCAAGATTCGTTGGTTATCCGCTTTGATTCACCGGAGCAAAGTTGTGCCGCTGAAAGGGTGCTGCGCGAGCTATTTCCACAGGGTTTTGATATTGCTCATCAGCCAGGTCAGGGCGCAACCAGCTGGATAAACCACATCAGCCTGCTTCCACAATCTGTCGGCTAG
- a CDS encoding DedA family protein yields the protein MDIFKSLVQALWQQDYAALADPSLVWAIYFVLFVILFLENGLLPAAFLPGDSLLILVGVLIAKGTMSFTMTLFILTTAASLGCWISYIQGRWLGNTVTVQKWLSHLPAHYHQRAHQMFHRHGLSALLIGRFIAFVRTLLPTIAGLSGLSNTRFQFFNWVSAFLWVLILTVIGFAIGKTPIFRQYEDQLMFCLMLLPLVLLVFGLCGSLYVLWRKKRSDNEKGNS from the coding sequence ATGGATATTTTTAAATCTCTTGTACAAGCCCTGTGGCAGCAGGATTACGCCGCCCTTGCAGATCCCTCGCTGGTTTGGGCGATCTATTTCGTGCTTTTCGTCATTTTGTTTCTGGAAAATGGCCTGCTGCCAGCCGCTTTCCTGCCGGGTGACAGTTTACTTATTCTGGTCGGCGTGCTGATCGCTAAAGGCACGATGAGCTTTACCATGACGTTATTTATCCTGACGACTGCCGCCAGCCTTGGTTGCTGGATCAGTTACATACAGGGAAGATGGCTGGGAAATACGGTTACGGTACAAAAATGGTTGTCACATCTGCCCGCGCACTATCACCAGCGGGCGCACCAGATGTTTCACCGTCATGGCCTTTCCGCGCTGCTGATTGGCCGTTTTATCGCATTTGTCCGTACGCTGCTGCCGACCATTGCCGGGCTTTCCGGCCTGAGTAATACCCGCTTCCAGTTCTTCAACTGGGTAAGCGCGTTCCTTTGGGTGCTGATTTTAACCGTGATCGGTTTTGCGATCGGTAAAACGCCGATTTTCCGACAATATGAAGACCAGCTGATGTTCTGTCTGATGTTACTGCCGCTGGTGCTGCTGGTATTCGGCCTGTGCGGTTCATTGTATGTGTTGTGGCGCAAAAAACGGTCTGATAATGAGAAAGGAAACTCATGA
- a CDS encoding TerC family protein, which yields MNTVGTPLLWGSFAVVVVIMLAIDLLLQGRRGAHTMSMKQAAAWSLLWVTLSLLFNAAFWWYLTGTVGREVADTQALAFLTGYLIEKALAVDNVFVWLMLFGYFAVPAALQRRVLIYGVLGAIILRTIMIFAGSWLVTQFSWLLYLFGAFLLFTGIKMALSKEDDSAIGDKPLVRWLRGRLRMTDKIEGEHFFVRRNGLLFATPLLLVLIMVELSDVIFAVDSIPAIFAVTTDPFIVLTSNLFAILGLRAMYFLLANVAERFSMLKYGLSVILVFIGVKMLIVDFYHIPIAVSLGIVGGILALTLLINAWVNYRRDRKAARVNTTR from the coding sequence ATGAATACTGTTGGTACGCCATTACTCTGGGGCAGCTTCGCTGTCGTTGTCGTGATTATGCTGGCGATTGACCTGCTGTTACAGGGACGTCGCGGTGCGCACACCATGAGCATGAAGCAGGCAGCGGCCTGGTCACTGCTATGGGTAACGCTCTCTCTGTTATTCAATGCCGCCTTCTGGTGGTATCTCACCGGCACCGTCGGGCGCGAAGTCGCCGATACTCAGGCGCTGGCATTTCTCACCGGTTATTTGATCGAAAAAGCGTTGGCGGTCGACAATGTGTTCGTCTGGCTGATGCTTTTCGGTTACTTTGCCGTGCCGGCAGCATTGCAGCGCCGGGTACTGATCTACGGCGTGCTGGGCGCGATTATATTGCGTACCATCATGATCTTCGCCGGAAGCTGGCTGGTCACCCAGTTTAGCTGGTTGCTGTACCTGTTCGGTGCATTCCTGTTGTTTACCGGGATCAAAATGGCGCTGTCGAAAGAGGATGATAGCGCCATCGGCGATAAACCGTTGGTGCGCTGGCTACGTGGCCGACTGCGTATGACCGATAAAATCGAAGGCGAGCATTTCTTCGTGCGTCGAAACGGCCTGCTGTTTGCCACCCCGCTGCTGCTGGTGCTGATTATGGTGGAGTTGAGCGATGTGATCTTCGCGGTCGACAGCATTCCGGCGATCTTCGCCGTGACCACCGACCCGTTTATCGTGCTGACTTCTAACCTGTTCGCCATCCTCGGCCTGCGCGCCATGTACTTCCTGCTGGCGAATGTGGCCGAGCGCTTCTCAATGCTGAAATATGGCCTGTCGGTGATTCTGGTGTTTATCGGGGTGAAAATGTTGATTGTCGATTTTTACCATATCCCGATCGCCGTATCGCTTGGCATCGTCGGCGGTATTCTGGCGCTGACGCTGTTAATCAACGCCTGGGTAAACTACCGCCGCGATCGTAAGGCCGCCCGGGTCAATACCACGCGTTAA
- the rlmG gene encoding 23S rRNA (guanine(1835)-N(2))-methyltransferase RlmG, with product MSQLELSNRMLTLHRFPQMREESPLQAWDAADEYLLNHLGDAPVNGSTLIFNDTFGALACALAGENVWSISDSWLNQQATRQNLALNQLDEGDVRLLDSLAPLPAAPTRVLIKVPKTLALLEHQLRALRAVVTPETQIIAAGKAKEIHTSTLQMFEKVLGPTTTSLAWKKARLIYGTFSQPDLPQSEVITRWPLDGTPWQIHNHANVFARGSLDVGARFFMQHLPDNIDGEIIDLGCGNGVIGLVALQQNPLAQVHFIDESYMAVASSRLNVELNCPDDLARCEFRVNNALAGYPSDRLHAVLCNPPFHQQNAVTDHIAWQMFRDARRCLQYGGELRIVGNRHLDYYHKMKKLFGNCTTVATHQKFVVLRSVKMP from the coding sequence ATGAGCCAACTTGAACTGAGCAACCGCATGCTGACGCTGCATCGCTTTCCCCAAATGCGCGAAGAAAGCCCGTTGCAGGCGTGGGATGCGGCCGATGAATACCTGCTTAACCACCTGGGGGATGCCCCGGTCAACGGCTCGACGCTGATCTTTAATGATACTTTCGGCGCGCTGGCCTGTGCGCTGGCGGGGGAAAACGTCTGGAGCATCAGCGACTCCTGGCTGAATCAACAGGCTACCCGGCAGAATCTGGCGCTGAATCAGCTTGACGAGGGCGACGTGCGGCTACTCGATAGCCTGGCTCCTCTGCCTGCGGCTCCGACGCGGGTGCTGATAAAAGTGCCAAAAACCCTCGCGCTACTTGAGCATCAGCTGCGAGCGCTGCGAGCGGTGGTCACGCCAGAAACGCAAATCATCGCCGCCGGCAAAGCAAAAGAGATCCACACTTCGACCCTGCAGATGTTTGAAAAAGTACTTGGCCCGACTACCACCTCGCTGGCCTGGAAAAAGGCGCGCCTGATTTACGGCACCTTCAGCCAACCCGATCTGCCACAGAGCGAGGTGATAACCCGCTGGCCGCTGGACGGGACGCCCTGGCAAATCCACAATCATGCTAACGTGTTTGCTCGCGGCAGCCTGGATGTCGGTGCGCGTTTCTTTATGCAGCATCTGCCGGACAATATCGACGGCGAAATCATCGATCTCGGCTGCGGCAACGGCGTGATTGGTTTGGTTGCTCTGCAACAGAACCCGCTGGCGCAGGTTCACTTCATTGATGAGTCATATATGGCGGTTGCCTCCAGCCGTCTAAACGTCGAGCTAAATTGCCCGGACGATCTGGCACGCTGCGAGTTCCGGGTGAACAATGCGCTGGCCGGTTATCCCTCGGACCGTCTGCACGCGGTGCTGTGCAATCCGCCATTCCACCAGCAGAACGCGGTCACCGATCATATCGCCTGGCAGATGTTCCGCGATGCCCGCCGCTGCCTGCAGTACGGTGGCGAATTGCGTATCGTCGGTAATCGTCATCTCGACTACTACCACAAAATGAAGAAGCTGTTTGGTAACTGCACCACCGTGGCGACTCACCAGAAGTTTGTGGTGTTGCGCTCGGTGAAAATGCCTTAG
- a CDS encoding NADPH-dependent 2,4-dienoyl-CoA reductase: MSVSLFAPLDLGFTQLKNRFLMGSMHTGLEEHPDGPARLAAFYAERARAGVALIVTGGIAPAEEGVVSAGASVLNTASQLPPHRLVTDAVHRAGGKIAMQILHAGRYSYQPGLVAPSAIQAPINPFCPRQLSHAEILRLIADYARCAALAKQAGYDGVEIMGSEGYLINQFLVAHTNQRSDEWGGDEVRRQRFALAILKAVRAATGPAFIIIFRLSMLDLVEQGSTLDHTIRLAKALEQQGATLLNTGIGWHEARIPTIATSVPRAAFAWVTQILRQHVSIPLIATNRINHPDVAQALLDEGCADMVSMARPFLADAEFVLKASEGRSDEINSCIGCNQACLDRVFVGELTSCLVNPRACHETVLVSRPARQRKNLAVVGAGPAGLAFAVNAAARGHAVTLFDAHAEIGGQFNIARQIPGKEEFSETLRYFRRQLELHGITQRLNHCVRPEDVIGFDEVVLATGIVPRTPAIPGINHPSVLSYLDVIRDKKPLGQRVAIIGAGGIGFDTAEYLAVSGPSPSLDISRFCQEWGIDRSLKQPGGLLPAQPPRHARQIWLLQRKEGKPGAGLAKTTGWIHRASLQMHGVEMWGGVRYQRIDDEGLHIIRNGEPQLLSVNNVVICAGQDTQRELEKDLLAYGLPFHIIGGADVAAELDARRAIAQGTRLGLEI, from the coding sequence ATGAGCGTGTCACTGTTTGCCCCGCTGGACCTGGGTTTCACCCAGCTAAAAAACCGTTTTCTGATGGGATCAATGCATACCGGTCTGGAGGAACACCCTGACGGGCCAGCCCGGCTGGCGGCATTCTATGCCGAGCGCGCCCGCGCCGGGGTGGCGTTGATCGTCACCGGCGGTATTGCGCCGGCGGAGGAAGGCGTAGTCAGCGCCGGCGCGTCAGTGCTGAATACCGCTTCACAGCTGCCACCGCATCGCCTGGTGACCGATGCGGTGCACCGGGCCGGGGGAAAAATCGCCATGCAGATCCTGCATGCCGGGCGCTACAGTTATCAGCCCGGGCTGGTCGCCCCGTCCGCGATCCAGGCACCGATCAATCCTTTTTGCCCGCGTCAGCTAAGCCATGCGGAGATCTTGCGCCTGATTGCTGATTACGCCCGCTGCGCTGCGTTGGCTAAACAGGCTGGCTACGATGGCGTGGAAATAATGGGTTCTGAAGGTTATTTGATTAACCAGTTCCTCGTGGCGCATACCAATCAGCGTAGCGACGAATGGGGCGGCGATGAAGTACGCCGCCAGCGTTTTGCACTGGCGATCCTCAAAGCGGTGCGCGCGGCTACCGGGCCGGCGTTTATCATTATCTTCCGCCTGTCAATGCTCGACCTCGTCGAACAGGGCAGCACGCTGGATCACACTATCCGCCTGGCAAAAGCGCTGGAACAGCAGGGAGCCACGCTGCTCAATACCGGCATCGGCTGGCATGAAGCGCGTATCCCGACGATTGCCACCTCGGTGCCGCGTGCTGCTTTTGCCTGGGTGACGCAAATCCTCAGGCAGCATGTCAGCATCCCGCTGATTGCCACCAATCGCATCAATCATCCTGATGTCGCCCAGGCGCTGCTCGATGAAGGCTGCGCCGATATGGTGTCAATGGCGCGTCCGTTTCTCGCTGACGCCGAGTTCGTGCTGAAAGCCAGCGAGGGGCGCAGCGACGAAATAAACTCCTGTATCGGCTGTAACCAGGCCTGCCTCGATCGCGTCTTCGTCGGTGAACTCACCTCCTGCCTGGTCAATCCGCGCGCCTGCCACGAAACCGTCCTGGTCAGCCGCCCTGCCCGCCAGCGGAAAAATCTGGCGGTGGTCGGTGCCGGGCCGGCCGGGCTGGCGTTTGCCGTTAACGCCGCCGCACGCGGACATGCAGTCACGCTGTTTGATGCGCACGCGGAAATCGGCGGCCAGTTCAATATTGCCCGGCAAATTCCCGGCAAAGAAGAATTTAGCGAAACGCTGCGCTACTTTCGCCGCCAGCTGGAGCTGCACGGCATCACCCAACGGCTTAATCACTGCGTCAGACCGGAGGATGTCATCGGGTTCGATGAAGTGGTGCTGGCAACCGGGATCGTGCCACGCACGCCCGCCATTCCGGGTATCAATCACCCTTCAGTACTCAGTTATCTGGACGTGATCCGCGATAAAAAACCGTTGGGCCAGCGCGTAGCGATTATCGGTGCCGGGGGCATTGGCTTCGATACGGCCGAATACCTCGCCGTCAGCGGCCCATCACCCAGCCTGGATATCAGCCGCTTTTGTCAGGAATGGGGCATCGACCGCAGCCTTAAGCAGCCGGGGGGGCTGCTTCCCGCGCAGCCCCCCCGGCATGCACGTCAGATCTGGCTGTTGCAGCGTAAAGAGGGCAAACCCGGTGCCGGACTGGCAAAAACCACCGGCTGGATCCACCGCGCCAGCCTGCAAATGCATGGGGTAGAGATGTGGGGCGGCGTACGGTATCAACGTATTGACGACGAGGGCCTGCATATTATCCGCAACGGCGAACCGCAGCTGCTGTCGGTCAATAATGTGGTGATCTGCGCCGGGCAGGATACACAGCGGGAACTGGAAAAGGATCTGCTGGCTTATGGTCTGCCGTTCCATATCATCGGCGGTGCGGATGTTGCCGCCGAACTTGATGCAAGGCGGGCCATTGCCCAGGGCACCCGGCTGGGTTTAGAGATTTGA
- a CDS encoding M48 family metallopeptidase encodes MSSLIYLQGYPESLLSQVRTLIEQQRLMKVINQRYPAMHNITSDKALYDYALDLKNQALRNAPPLNKVIYDSKIKVMKHALGLHTAISRVQGGKLKAKAEIRVATLFKQAPEAFLRMIVVHELAHIKEKDHNKAFYQLCCHMEPQYHQLEFDTRLWLTAQALEGRAG; translated from the coding sequence ATGTCATCGCTTATCTATCTGCAAGGTTACCCTGAATCGCTTCTGTCACAGGTGCGCACACTGATTGAACAGCAGCGGCTGATGAAAGTTATCAACCAGCGTTACCCCGCGATGCACAACATCACCAGTGACAAAGCGCTGTACGACTACGCGCTGGATTTAAAAAATCAGGCGCTACGCAATGCACCCCCGCTGAACAAAGTCATTTACGACAGCAAAATTAAAGTGATGAAGCACGCGTTGGGACTGCATACGGCGATCTCACGCGTCCAGGGCGGCAAACTCAAGGCCAAAGCTGAAATCCGCGTTGCAACCCTCTTTAAGCAGGCCCCGGAGGCGTTTCTGCGTATGATCGTTGTCCATGAACTGGCGCACATTAAAGAGAAGGATCACAACAAAGCGTTTTACCAGCTGTGCTGCCATATGGAACCGCAATACCATCAGCTGGAGTTTGATACCCGCCTGTGGCTTACGGCACAGGCGCTGGAGGGGCGTGCCGGCTAA
- a CDS encoding SulP family inorganic anion transporter has product MNLQTLRRDIPAGLVVFLVALPLCLGIAQASGLPPFVGLLTGVVGGLVVTTFSPSKFAVSGPAAGLVTIVTGAIETLGSFSALLLALIVAGVLQFLLGVVRAGRFISLVPGSVIKGMLAAIGILLIIQQIPVALGAAGENDLASLLTGSALNISLPAMAVALSGLLVLWLWTTAAVKNSRWMGWMPGPLVAVLLGCLATVFGGRLFPELAGNLPRISLPALDSITSLTGELQRPDWMAWQNPAVYMVGVTLALVASLETLLSQEALQKIRVQHPAPSPDKELRAQGIGNALCGFLGGLPITAVIVRSSVNVGAGAQSKLSILIHGLLLLICGLWFSGLLNAIPLASLAAVLLYTGYKLASPGLFVSQIRQGTQQSVPFFATIGGILIFGMLAGIAIGFITQILFSTWRSQRNAMMLTRYDDHYVLRFQQNLNFMHNPRLKGLLAQIPENSVVIVDHDNAEYLDPDVTAVLQEFGDEAQQRGIQLTHWPVKLA; this is encoded by the coding sequence ATGAATCTGCAAACCTTACGCCGGGATATTCCCGCTGGATTAGTGGTCTTTCTGGTTGCCCTGCCGCTGTGCCTGGGGATTGCCCAGGCCAGCGGTCTGCCGCCGTTTGTCGGGCTGCTGACCGGCGTAGTGGGAGGCCTGGTGGTCACCACTTTCAGCCCTTCTAAGTTCGCGGTCAGTGGCCCGGCGGCCGGGCTGGTCACTATTGTCACCGGTGCGATTGAAACGCTCGGCTCCTTTTCTGCGCTTCTGCTGGCGCTGATCGTGGCTGGCGTGCTGCAATTTCTGCTGGGCGTGGTACGTGCGGGGCGCTTTATCAGCCTGGTGCCGGGCAGCGTGATCAAAGGCATGCTGGCGGCTATTGGCATCCTGCTGATTATCCAGCAAATTCCGGTTGCGCTTGGCGCAGCGGGTGAAAACGATCTGGCCTCGTTGCTGACCGGCAGTGCACTGAATATCTCTTTACCCGCCATGGCGGTCGCCCTCAGTGGGCTGTTGGTTCTCTGGCTGTGGACAACGGCGGCGGTGAAGAACAGTCGCTGGATGGGATGGATGCCAGGCCCGCTGGTGGCGGTGCTGCTTGGCTGCTTGGCAACGGTTTTCGGCGGGCGTCTGTTTCCTGAACTGGCCGGCAACCTGCCGCGCATCTCGTTGCCTGCACTTGACAGCATCACGTCGTTGACCGGTGAGTTGCAGCGCCCTGACTGGATGGCCTGGCAAAACCCGGCGGTGTATATGGTTGGCGTCACGCTGGCTCTGGTCGCCAGCCTGGAAACCCTGCTCAGCCAGGAGGCGTTGCAGAAAATACGCGTGCAGCATCCGGCACCCTCGCCGGACAAAGAGCTGCGCGCCCAGGGGATCGGTAATGCGCTGTGCGGTTTCCTCGGCGGCCTGCCGATTACCGCCGTGATCGTGCGCAGTTCGGTGAACGTGGGTGCCGGAGCACAGAGCAAGTTGTCCATTTTGATCCACGGCTTGCTTTTGCTGATTTGTGGCCTGTGGTTTAGTGGTTTGCTGAATGCCATCCCGCTCGCCAGCCTTGCCGCCGTGCTGTTATATACCGGCTATAAGCTGGCCTCACCGGGTCTTTTTGTATCGCAAATTCGCCAGGGTACGCAGCAGTCGGTGCCTTTCTTCGCCACCATTGGCGGCATTTTGATCTTCGGTATGCTGGCGGGGATCGCGATTGGCTTTATTACACAGATCCTGTTCAGTACCTGGCGAAGCCAGCGTAATGCGATGATGCTGACGCGTTATGACGACCATTACGTCCTGCGCTTCCAGCAAAATCTGAACTTTATGCATAATCCTCGTCTGAAAGGCCTGCTGGCGCAGATCCCGGAAAACAGCGTGGTGATCGTTGACCACGACAATGCAGAATATCTTGACCCGGATGTGACTGCGGTACTGCAGGAATTTGGCGATGAGGCGCAACAGCGGGGTATCCAACTAACCCACTGGCCGGTTAAGCTGGCGTAA
- a CDS encoding carbonic anhydrase — MRTLKPLLAKNRSWALQRQQRHPQYFQQNVEGQQPHSLWIGCSDSRVPAEVLTGAHPGELFVHRNIANMVVSNDDNFMSVLQYAIEYLQVSRIVLCGHYGCGGVQAALTLPDLPLNDENSALARRITLLRTAITSDLAPLSAQEDDVARLNRLVEANVLAQFSQLVKTVPVVNAWRKGVDLDVFGCVYDLHSGHLKELVQQQSEGGRA, encoded by the coding sequence TTGAGGACACTCAAACCCCTGTTAGCGAAAAACCGCAGTTGGGCATTACAGCGACAGCAGCGTCATCCACAATATTTTCAGCAAAATGTAGAAGGCCAGCAGCCACATTCGTTATGGATTGGCTGCTCCGATAGCCGGGTTCCGGCGGAAGTCCTGACTGGCGCTCACCCGGGCGAACTGTTTGTGCATCGCAATATCGCCAATATGGTCGTCAGTAATGACGATAATTTTATGAGCGTATTGCAGTATGCCATCGAATATCTGCAGGTTTCGCGCATTGTCCTTTGTGGGCACTACGGCTGCGGCGGCGTGCAGGCGGCACTGACTTTGCCGGATCTGCCGTTAAACGATGAGAATTCAGCGCTGGCAAGGCGCATTACGTTACTGCGCACGGCGATCACCTCCGATCTCGCTCCGCTTTCCGCGCAGGAAGACGATGTTGCTCGGCTCAATCGCCTTGTGGAAGCCAATGTCCTGGCGCAGTTCAGCCAGCTGGTGAAAACCGTACCGGTGGTTAACGCGTGGCGTAAAGGTGTCGATCTTGACGTATTTGGTTGCGTTTACGACCTGCACAGTGGGCATCTGAAAGAGCTTGTTCAGCAACAGTCAGAGGGAGGTCGCGCATGA
- the sstT gene encoding serine/threonine transporter SstT, with protein MSKENNGLIQRLMNGSLVTQIVVGLLAGIAFAWISKSNALAVGLLGELFVNALKAVAPLLVLVLVVSSIANHQQGQKTHIRPIVMLYLLSTFFAAVVAVVASHLLPQNLTLQTASNEIVPPSGILEVLRGLLMSMVTNPVEALMKANYIGILVWAIGLGFAFRHSSDSTRAFLNDASDAVTCLVRIVIRFAPVGIFGLVASILASTGFDALWQYASLLGLLLGCMLLMALVCNPLLVWWQIRRNPYPLVFTCLRESGVTAFFTRSSAANIPVNMALAKRLGLDEDTYTVSIPIGANISMAGASITITVLTLAAVHTLGIHIDVGTAILLSLVASVCACGASGVAGGSLLLIPVACNMFGIPNEVAMQVVAVGFIIGVLQDSAETALNSSADILFTAAACMAEDRRLEQNA; from the coding sequence ATGAGTAAAGAAAATAACGGGCTGATACAACGCCTGATGAACGGTAGCCTGGTAACACAAATTGTGGTTGGGCTGCTGGCTGGCATCGCATTCGCCTGGATATCGAAAAGCAATGCGCTGGCGGTCGGCCTGCTTGGAGAGCTGTTCGTCAATGCCTTAAAAGCGGTCGCACCGTTACTGGTACTGGTTCTGGTTGTCTCCTCCATTGCCAATCATCAGCAGGGTCAGAAAACCCATATTCGCCCGATTGTCATGCTCTATCTGCTGAGCACCTTTTTTGCCGCCGTGGTGGCGGTGGTGGCCAGCCATCTGCTACCGCAAAACCTGACGCTGCAAACCGCCAGTAACGAAATCGTGCCTCCTTCCGGCATTCTCGAAGTACTGCGCGGCCTGCTGATGAGCATGGTCACTAATCCGGTTGAAGCGCTGATGAAAGCCAACTACATCGGCATTCTGGTCTGGGCAATTGGACTGGGCTTCGCTTTCCGCCACAGCAGCGACAGCACACGCGCCTTTCTTAACGACGCCTCCGATGCGGTCACCTGCCTGGTGCGCATTGTGATCCGCTTTGCGCCTGTCGGCATTTTCGGTCTGGTCGCTTCCATTCTTGCCTCAACCGGATTTGATGCACTGTGGCAATATGCCAGCCTGCTCGGCCTGCTGCTTGGCTGTATGCTGCTCATGGCGCTGGTCTGTAACCCGCTGCTGGTGTGGTGGCAAATTCGCCGTAACCCTTACCCGCTGGTATTTACCTGCCTGCGTGAAAGTGGCGTCACCGCCTTCTTTACCCGCAGCTCCGCCGCCAATATTCCGGTCAATATGGCGCTGGCGAAGAGACTGGGTCTGGACGAAGACACCTATACGGTATCTATACCCATTGGTGCCAATATCAGTATGGCCGGAGCATCGATTACCATCACCGTGCTGACGCTGGCGGCGGTACATACATTAGGCATCCACATTGATGTCGGCACTGCTATCCTGCTGAGTCTGGTGGCCTCCGTTTGTGCCTGCGGCGCATCCGGCGTGGCGGGCGGTTCACTGCTGCTCATCCCGGTGGCCTGTAATATGTTTGGTATTCCGAATGAAGTGGCGATGCAGGTGGTGGCGGTCGGCTTTATTATCGGCGTCCTGCAGGATTCAGCAGAGACCGCGCTGAACTCATCGGCGGATATTTTATTTACCGCCGCAGCCTGTATGGCGGAAGACCGCCGGCTGGAGCAAAACGCCTGA
- a CDS encoding chloride channel protein, which produces MSSRSRHALNWSSILVAIPVGLMASLVTLAFREAIALIDGLLFAGQTDITQAMRVYPWYCWPLMVGAGGLIAGFFLRYATAIEQKQTLRTDYLDVINARLDAVPTRTSLFRGLSSLASISSGASIGREGPMVQLSALSGSLMGRWVFKNLALKNSDVVAMAAAAGLSSVYHAPLASAIFVAEIAFGITAIQRLIPLIISSGVAVLTMWSLGHGSAIYPFSHGQFELTPGNIALTITIGLLAGLLGWGMIALISHSKRLFAPLRSLPLRLGFGGLLVGGLAVGSSQILGNGYEVIVRIMAGDFLLPMLLTLLLLKMLATAISVGSGAVGGLFTPALLIGALMGSVVALLAVKGGLPVSHVAVFAAIGMGALLASVSQAPLMAMLMVLEMTLNSSLLFPAMIASVLASMTVYRLHSSSTYAVVSRHFSRSDAKFDFDNGVISQFIVSGAALTPQDSVGKALAVSSLKRERFVYVIDDQGKFLGAVSIHDIAHKVLDKEIALTSPVSCVMDTHFPTIYAGQTIREGWEAFTQITLERLPVLNNAQEKKYLGALTKTSLIQQAQDFI; this is translated from the coding sequence ATGAGCTCACGCAGCAGACACGCACTAAACTGGAGCAGCATTCTGGTCGCTATCCCGGTGGGGCTGATGGCCTCGCTGGTGACGCTGGCCTTTCGTGAAGCAATAGCCCTGATTGATGGCCTGCTATTTGCCGGACAGACTGATATTACTCAGGCGATGCGGGTTTACCCGTGGTACTGCTGGCCGCTGATGGTCGGCGCTGGCGGCCTGATCGCCGGGTTCTTTCTGCGCTATGCCACGGCAATTGAGCAAAAGCAAACGCTGCGCACCGATTATCTGGACGTGATCAACGCCCGGCTGGATGCGGTGCCAACCCGCACCTCGTTGTTTCGCGGGCTTTCCTCCCTGGCCAGTATTAGCAGCGGAGCATCCATTGGACGGGAAGGGCCAATGGTGCAGCTATCGGCGCTGAGTGGCAGCCTGATGGGGCGCTGGGTGTTTAAAAATCTGGCGTTGAAAAATAGCGATGTGGTGGCGATGGCCGCCGCAGCCGGCCTTTCCTCGGTTTATCATGCACCGCTGGCTTCGGCGATATTCGTCGCAGAAATCGCCTTTGGTATTACCGCAATACAGCGGTTGATCCCGCTGATCATCTCCTCCGGCGTGGCGGTACTGACTATGTGGTCGCTCGGTCACGGTTCGGCTATCTACCCATTTTCCCACGGTCAGTTTGAACTGACGCCGGGCAATATTGCGCTGACCATTACCATTGGGCTGCTGGCCGGTTTGCTGGGCTGGGGGATGATTGCGCTGATAAGTCACAGCAAGCGGCTGTTCGCCCCGCTGCGCAGTCTGCCGCTGCGCCTGGGTTTTGGCGGCCTGCTGGTCGGGGGGCTGGCTGTCGGCAGTAGCCAGATCCTCGGCAATGGCTATGAGGTGATTGTGCGCATTATGGCAGGCGATTTCCTGTTGCCGATGCTGCTAACGTTGCTGTTGCTTAAAATGCTGGCAACGGCAATTTCCGTCGGCTCCGGTGCCGTGGGTGGGCTGTTTACTCCGGCACTGCTAATTGGGGCATTGATGGGCAGCGTGGTCGCGCTGCTGGCGGTAAAAGGCGGGCTGCCTGTGAGTCACGTTGCGGTGTTTGCGGCGATCGGCATGGGTGCGCTGCTGGCCTCGGTCAGTCAGGCACCGTTGATGGCGATGCTGATGGTACTGGAGATGACGCTGAACAGCAGCCTGTTATTCCCGGCGATGATCGCCAGCGTACTGGCTTCGATGACGGTTTATCGCCTGCACTCCAGCAGCACCTATGCCGTTGTCAGCCGTCATTTTAGCCGCTCGGACGCCAAGTTCGACTTCGACAATGGCGTCATATCACAATTTATTGTTTCCGGTGCGGCGCTGACCCCGCAGGACTCGGTGGGGAAAGCGTTGGCGGTCAGCTCGCTGAAGCGTGAGCGCTTTGTTTATGTAATCGATGACCAGGGGAAGTTTCTCGGTGCCGTTTCAATTCACGATATCGCTCACAAGGTGTTGGATAAGGAGATCGCCTTGACTTCCCCGGTCAGTTGCGTGATGGACACGCATTTCCCCACTATTTATGCCGGGCAGACCATCAGAGAAGGGTGGGAAGCTTTTACTCAGATCACGCTCGAACGCCTGCCGGTACTGAATAATGCGCAGGAAAAAAAGTATCTCGGCGCGCTGACCAAAACCAGCCTTATTCAACAGGCGCAGGATTTTATCTGA